Part of the Bacillus andreraoultii genome is shown below.
AAGGCTCTCGCAACGAGTACGCGCGGTGGGGAACAACGATCAATTTCCGAGCCGGGAACAGAAGTATCTATTCGTGGTCCAAAAGAGGCATTTACCGAATCCATTCGCACAAATACATCTCTCATACGAAAAAGAATAAAAAACCCTAACTTATGGCTTGAGACATATAAAATCGGTAAAGTTACACAAACAGAAGTAAGCATCATGTATGTTAATGGAATCGCTAACGATAAAATTGTCCAAGAAGTTAGAAATCGTTTAAAACGAATTGATATCGATCAAATTGCTGATTCTAGTTTTATCGAGCAACTAATTGAAGATCAAACGTTTTCTACATTCCCTTCCGTTTTTCATTCAGAAAGACCTGATGTTGTTTCTGCGAATTTAATGGAGGGGAAAATTGCCATACTGGTGGACGGCTCCCCTTTTGTATTAACGGTTCCGGCTTTATTTGTAGAATTTTTCCAAGCGACGGATGATTATTATACGAGGTTTGATATTGTGATTGGAATCCGTTTCCTACGAATTTTGATATTCTTTATATCATTAATTGGTCCAGCAACATATGTCGCAATTACAACCTATCATCAGGAAATGATTCCGACCATGTTAATTATTGCGATTGCCGCACAGCGGGAAGCAATTCCATTCCCTGCCTATATTGAAGCCTTATTAATGGAAATTACGTTTGAAATTTTACGTGAAGCTGGGGTACGTTTGCCAAAAGCGGTTGGTCAGGCTGTTTCCATCGTTGGCGCTCTCGTTATTGGACAAGCAGCAATTCAAGCAGGCATTGTTTCACCTGCGATGGTTATTGTTGTTGCAATTACAGCGATTGCAAACTTTGCCACACCATCATTCTCTTTGGCGATATCTTCTCGTATTATTCGCTTCGGATTAATGACCTTAGCTGCTGTAATGGGGTTTTATGGAATTATTACAGGGCTTATGATTATGGTTATACATTTATGTAGCTTAAGATCTTTTGGAGTTCCCTATATGGCACCCTTTGCCCCATTAATGATAAAAAACATGGGGGATACGGTTATACGCCTTCCACTTTGGGCATTAAAGTCGAGACCGAAACTCATCAGTCAAAAAAATATTCAGCGGCAGGGAGTAAACCAAAAACCACAACCACCAGAAGAAAACAAATCGTAGGTGACGCATCATGAGAAAAATCTTTACCATATTCTTTTTTTTGTGTATTCCAATCTTTTTAACTGGGTGTTGGAATCATAAGGAACTAACTGATATTGGAATTGTTGCTGCTGTCGGAATTGATAAAGGGGATTATCTTAAATACAAAATGACCTTTCAAATTATTAACCAAAGAAACGTATCAGGAACACAACAATCTAGTGGATTAACCGGACCACCCGTTACAATTTATCAAAGTGAGGGAAACAATATGTTAGAAGCCGCACGGAACTCATTGCAACATGTATCACGACAAATGTACTTTGCTCATGCAAATCTTTTAGTAATTAGTGAGGAGGTAGCGAGAGAAGGAATTGGCGATATACTTGACTTATCAATACGGTCACCAGATTTTCGCGCAACAGCAAGCGTTGTTATTGCAAAAGACGCAAAAGCTGGGGATATTCTTAGTACATTAACACCGGTTGATCAAATTCCTGCAAATAAAGTGAATAAACTACTTGACTACTCTGAAATGTTATTAGGTAAAAGTATTCAAATTTCAGTTGGCGAATTAGTTTCAATCATTCAGTCAAAAGGAAGTGAAGGAATTATAAATGGATTTGTTATTAGAGGAGATGAGGAGAAAAAAGCTGAGGATACGAATTTAATGTCAACAAAACCACTAGCCACTCTTAATGCAGATGGAATCGGTATATTTAATAGTGACCGACTAATAACATGGGCAAATGGGACGGAGGCACGAGGAATTAACTGGATTATTAACAATTTAAAATCAACCATTGTTAATTTTGATTGGAATAATAAAAAGGATGCAATTGGAGTAACAGTCAGCTTAACAAAGGCGAAAATTAAGGCTGATATAAAAAATAATAAACCACATATTAAAGTTCATGTTGACGTCGAAGGAAATTTAACAGAATCAACGACATTTATTGATTTATCGAAATCAAGTGAAGTCATTAAAATTCAAAAAGCGATGAGTAAAGAAATTCATGATGAGCTACAAGAATCGATTGCGTTTGCTCAGAAGCATAAAGCAGACGTATTTGGGTTTGGGGATAAAATTAGTCATATCGATGAAGACTATTGGAAAAAAGTTGAAAATGATTGGCAAGATAAAATATTTCCGTATTTAGATGTAGATGTTGAAGTGAATGGTTTTATTCGCCGTACGGGGTTAATTTCAAAGCCATTTATATTTGAGGATAAAAAGGAATGACGACACATGGAAAATGCAAAACTCAGCTGTTATCAATTATTCGTACTCATTTTACTTTTCGAAATGGGTACGAGCCTCGTTATTTCTTTAGGGACGGAGGCAAAACAAAATGCATGGTTTTCGATTTTTATCGGCTCCCTCTTTGGCATTTTATTGTTCCATGTAAACTATAAAATCTATACGTTATATCCAAATGAACTACCGACCGCCTATTTTAAGAAGATATTAGGAAAACATCTCGGATCAATCATTGGGTTTCTATACATATTATACTTTACATATTTAACTGCACGTGTCGTTCGCGACTATGGTGAGTTATTAGTAACAGTCGCTTATAATCGAACTCCTGTATTTGTCTTGAATGCGATTATGATTATGCTCTGCGTCTATGCAATAAAGAAAGGAATTGAAGTTATTGCTCGGACTGGTGAAATAAGTTTTGCCTTCATGTATTTTTTTGCAATTACTGGCTTTATTCTTATCGTTGTTTCTAGCTTAATCGAAATGGATAATTTAAAACCAATCCTTCAAGATAATTGGGATAGTATATTCATAACAGTCGCAAAACAGACCGTTTTTGTTCCTTTTGGAGAAGCAATTGCTTTTACATATCTGCTGCCCTATTTAAATTTCCCAAAACATGGACGTCTTCTTGGTAGTTTTGCTCTGTTTTTAAGCGGAATTAATTTAGCTCTAACTTCGGCTATTAATATAGCTGTTTTATCAGTACCGTTAT
Proteins encoded:
- a CDS encoding Ger(x)C family spore germination protein; this encodes MRKIFTIFFFLCIPIFLTGCWNHKELTDIGIVAAVGIDKGDYLKYKMTFQIINQRNVSGTQQSSGLTGPPVTIYQSEGNNMLEAARNSLQHVSRQMYFAHANLLVISEEVAREGIGDILDLSIRSPDFRATASVVIAKDAKAGDILSTLTPVDQIPANKVNKLLDYSEMLLGKSIQISVGELVSIIQSKGSEGIINGFVIRGDEEKKAEDTNLMSTKPLATLNADGIGIFNSDRLITWANGTEARGINWIINNLKSTIVNFDWNNKKDAIGVTVSLTKAKIKADIKNNKPHIKVHVDVEGNLTESTTFIDLSKSSEVIKIQKAMSKEIHDELQESIAFAQKHKADVFGFGDKISHIDEDYWKKVENDWQDKIFPYLDVDVEVNGFIRRTGLISKPFIFEDKKE
- a CDS encoding spore germination protein, with amino-acid sequence MGIMAKLFGKPKKKKKQQPKTQDTSGQATDISKEYLQTSLSLNLQTLRKLTGRSSDIVIRQIDISDNPLTKAAIVMLDGLIDDKTVNQFIIQMVLTDSNFQNYASGEMVFDYLEKKLLPISNVSSIYDWNDLFAKLLSGETIILIDGNEKALATSTRGGEQRSISEPGTEVSIRGPKEAFTESIRTNTSLIRKRIKNPNLWLETYKIGKVTQTEVSIMYVNGIANDKIVQEVRNRLKRIDIDQIADSSFIEQLIEDQTFSTFPSVFHSERPDVVSANLMEGKIAILVDGSPFVLTVPALFVEFFQATDDYYTRFDIVIGIRFLRILIFFISLIGPATYVAITTYHQEMIPTMLIIAIAAQREAIPFPAYIEALLMEITFEILREAGVRLPKAVGQAVSIVGALVIGQAAIQAGIVSPAMVIVVAITAIANFATPSFSLAISSRIIRFGLMTLAAVMGFYGIITGLMIMVIHLCSLRSFGVPYMAPFAPLMIKNMGDTVIRLPLWALKSRPKLISQKNIQRQGVNQKPQPPEENKS
- a CDS encoding GerAB/ArcD/ProY family transporter — translated: MENAKLSCYQLFVLILLFEMGTSLVISLGTEAKQNAWFSIFIGSLFGILLFHVNYKIYTLYPNELPTAYFKKILGKHLGSIIGFLYILYFTYLTARVVRDYGELLVTVAYNRTPVFVLNAIMIMLCVYAIKKGIEVIARTGEISFAFMYFFAITGFILIVVSSLIEMDNLKPILQDNWDSIFITVAKQTVFVPFGEAIAFTYLLPYLNFPKHGRLLGSFALFLSGINLALTSAINIAVLSVPLLERSEFPLLATIQYISIGNFIERLDIFFIFAAFIGAFFKIVIFYYVAVIATTELFKIKNHRNITYPFGLIVLFLSLTIASNYQEHINEGLNFVPIYLHLPMQVLIPIMLLGVAFLRNRKKKSKKKEETAVQKS